A single genomic interval of Electrophorus electricus isolate fEleEle1 chromosome 4, fEleEle1.pri, whole genome shotgun sequence harbors:
- the morf4l1 gene encoding mortality factor 4-like protein 1: MAPKQDPKPKFQEGERVLCFHGPLLYEAKCVKINIKDKQVKYFIHYSGWNKNWDEWVPESRVLKYVDSNLQKQKELQKANQDHYVEGRMRGVAPSKKIAAVQQKNVDVKAKKNKQKTPGAGEGTSTAEMPHPPRKKRARVDPTVESEETFINRVEVKVKIPEELKPWLVDDWDLITRQKQLFHLPAKKNVDAVLEDYANYKKSRGNSDNKEYAVNEVVAGIREYFNVMLGTQLLYKFERPQYAEILANHPDTSMSHVYGAPHLLRLFVRIGAMLAYTPLDEKSLSLLLSYLQDFLKYLVKNSCLFNACDYEVAPPEYHRKAV; encoded by the exons TGTGTAAAAATCAATATCAAGGACAAGCAAGTGAAATACTTCATTCATTACAGTGGATGGAATAAAAA CTGGGACGAATGGGTTCCTGAAAGCCGTGTGCTCAAATATGTGGACAGTAacctacagaaacagaaagagctTCAGAAGGCAAATCA AGACCATTATGTTGAGGGAAGGATGAGGGGAGTCGCACCAAGCAAGAAGATAGCTGCTGTGCAGCAAAAAAACGTTGACGT GAAAGcgaaaaagaacaaacaaaaga CaccaggagctggagaggggaccagcacagcagaaatgccccaccccccacgtaAGAAGAGGGCCCGAGTTGACCCAactgtggagagt GAAGAAACTTTTATCAATCGGGTAGAAGTAAAGGTGAAGATTCCGGAGGAGTTAAAACCATGGCTAGTCGATGACTGGGACCTTATCACCAGACAGAAGCAG CTTTTCCACCTGCCAGCAAAAAAGAATGTTGATGCTGTATTGGAGGACTATGCAAATTACAAGAAGTCAAGAGGAAACTCTGATAACAa GGAATATGCTGTGAATGAAGTGGTTGCTGGTATTCGTGAGTactttaatgtaatgttaggCACCCAGCTCCTCTACAAGTTTGAAAGACCACAATATGCTGAGATCCTGGCAAATCATCCGGACACCTCAATGTCTCACGTCTATGGGGCACCGCACCTGCTGAGACTCTTTG TGAGAATTGGAGCCATGCTGGCATACACTCCTCTGGATGAGAAGAGCCTAAGCCTGCTTCTCAGCTACCTGCAAGATTTCTTGAA GTATCTTGTGAAGAATTCATGTCTATTCAACGCCTGCGACTATGAGGTTGCACCACCGGAATACCATCGCAAAGCGGTGTGA